The Vicia villosa cultivar HV-30 ecotype Madison, WI unplaced genomic scaffold, Vvil1.0 ctg.000248F_1_1, whole genome shotgun sequence genomic interval TGACAATAGATATtataaaagatcaaaaacacAGTAATTAAAAGCATATACTAACTGAAAAATACAGTGCACTCTGGGGGGATAAACTAAAGAGCTTATTTAACCTGCTTAAGTTGAGATTTTCAAAGATAAAGTTGTAAGCTTTACCTTTTTACTTAAATTAATACTATTAAAAATGGAATTTAGTGTGACATTTGTTTCGTTTGTCCTCATTCAAATATCCCAAAGATTatgttctctctttttctacaaataAACTAATATTTGAACTTATAgtactaaaaaaatattagtatataAAGTCTTAGCTTAACTATTATTTTAGTACAATATTATTAATTAGTAGAGCTAACAAGTGAGACTATtattaattcatatatatttatattcatatAGTATATGATTTTCTACTACTTGGTGGaaattaaatctcttccactcacgtGGCCAAAAGTGATTTTCTTTTGTTCTCATCCACACCTACCTATACTGAGTATAACATCACCAACAACAATCTCAAATATTGATATTTTGATTGTTCTTCCACTTCTAATGATTTGTAACAAGTCCAGAGTATAGTTTGTATTATgatcattaataaaaaaaaaattcaaagaaaaacatGAATAGGTTCAAAGGAAAATAGAAGTTCTTCCAAATCTCAACATGCCATCCTTTACACACTTATAAATATTCTGATAGGAGtaaatttatcattaaaaaaaatgctATATACAATACCTGTTACTACAATAACAAGTAAACCTGCAAAAGCAATGCTTCCCCCATCATACCATCCTTCCTCTAAACCCTATCAATTACAAGTGAAAGAAAGGATAAACCTTCTAGAATAATATTATAACTGTCAGTAGAATGTAAACAACAAACATATCCAATCCcaaatgaaatgaaaataattATCTGTAGATTCAGAGCCAAGCACCATGCAGAGACAAGCATATAAAGAAAAGAGAGAGGTTCGTAAATGAAtccaattttgttatttattagatATTGGTAGAAAATGAATCCAATTTTTATGTCACGGAATTCAGTTAAACTCTTTACCATATCCCAAACCTTAATCTCTAAACAAAGTGGAATTCAGTTGAGTGATGTcctgaattttttttgtttaaacacATTCAAAAGATATAGTTAGAACTCAGTACCAATAATAATTAAACTCAATTACTCACTTCACATTTTGAATGACTTCATCATTGAAACTTAATAAACTAGAGCATCGACCATAATAGGGATTTAAAAATAGCAAGACCTCATGTTTAAAACTGCATAAAGTGACTGTAGAGCTCAGTTTGTTGTATCAGAAAGTTAAGCCTTTGCCGCTGTCTCTTAGCTTCTCGAAGCTCCTGTTCACGTCTCAAAGCTTCAACAGCttctttctcctctctttttCTCACTTCGGCCTGTAACAAATGAAATTGTAAGTTAAAACAGATTCCTATTCAAAAATTTCATTGATACAGAAGATTACAAATTACAAACAAAGTAAGACTAAGAACCAATGCATAAACAGAACAAACAAAATATGCATTAGGAagcaaatcaacaaaatcaatgaGTTGCTTTCGATGAAGAGTAGTAAAATTCCTATGATGCTTTGGTAAGTCTCTTCTTACAATGTTTACCCAAATCTTTCCAATTCTATCCATTTCCTTCTTCTCAATTGATGCAGGATCTTTCTTTACCTTTTGCTTCTTGGGTAAGCTTTGCTCAATGATCTGAAACAGTTATAATTCAAAACTGAatataaaggaaaaataaagataaaagatTCAGAGAGATCATCATAATCTCAACCGATACATACCTCGTAAGTGTCACCTTTTCCAAAACCTTTACATAATAAACCTGCAATACACCTCCCTCGGACAAAATAGACCGCTTTATGCTTCCAGCAGCCCCTTCTGGAATGGATGAATTGAGACCAATATCAGACACATTCAGACTGAATTTTTGAGGTAAATTTGAAGCTGACATGGCCTTTATCCGTGCCTGAAGAGATTCATATTGAGATAGGTGTTCACCCATGCCAGCTCGGTTTAAATTTCCTAACCTTTTGTCCGAAGCCATCATTGCAGCCAACAACCCCAAATCCCAGGTACCCTTCAAGTAAAATTCATCCACATGGATATCCGAGAAACTTAGAAGGTTCAACGATGTAGCCAGCTTATCATAAACTGGAGGAATTTTGTATGTGACCCCATCCCCAATTTCTAAAATAGAAGGTTCATACATAACCCTACAAGATGTTTAGAAAATGTAAGGTAATTTGTGACATAAAAAATCACTCATTGCTAAATGACACTATCAAGccaacaaaatattaattttacccTTACAAGTGGAGTTGACGATGGTGACCATTTGAACTCCGTCACGGTGGCTCCGGTTCAACAGGTTATGTAACCTAATGGAAGAACCTCGATTGTTATCGAACCTAACCTGTTATCTAAATCAAAGAGAATAGGGGCTGAGAGACATAGTGaggtgaaattgaaattgaaatttcacaacaaataaaatattaGGGTTTATAGTTTACTTACATAGATGAATGTGTACCCACCAAATTTGCAATCAAATAGAAAAGAAGAAGATTGTTTACAGTCAAGAAGAAGATTGTtgcgatgaagaagaagatcgttGCGACGGTGAAGGAATTGAAGGGTTTGGTTTCTGGGTGGGAAGAGTTTGAGTAGTGGGTTGCGACGGTGAAGGAATTGAAGGGTTTGGTTTCTGGGTGGGAAGAGTTTGAGTAGTGGGTTGCGACGGTGAAGGAATTGAAGGGTTTGGTTTCTGGGTGGGAAGAGTTTGAGTAGTGGGTTGCGACGGTGAAGGAATGAAGGGCGGGGGGGAGAAGGAAACGATGAAGAAGAAAACCTGTATTTGAAGTCTGGGAGGAACTTTTTAGGGTTATCAGTGAAAGAGATGAACGAGTGATTATAGAGATTGTtttctaatttcaattttaattattattttttaaaataatttaaattaaaataaaatctaaacccctataagggcaggggttcgatccctgtgttgaatctttttaattttaattataatctaAACTCCTATAGGCTTTGTAATGAAtatggcctttagcagcgcttttcaaaagcgctggctTAGGGCTCCATATAGCAGCGCTTTACATAAAACGCTTTCTACAGTTCACCTGCCTTagccctttagcagcgctttcgtAGGACCCCCATACAGCAGCGctttttttctctttgttttttgcGAAACATATAGCAGCGCTTCTTCAATAAAGCGTTGTCTTTGATGTGCTGCTAAAACAcaattttggcgtagtgtttAGGTATTACTTTACAATTATTCATGGAAATAGAAGAATGAGGTGTGTTACACAAAGAAGTATTAGAACTGGTGATTTGTGATGAAGAGAATGGTTCAGCAAGACATCCAGCATCAGTAATGAGTCTGTACAATCCTTCAAACTTCCTTGCCAAACCAATCATCTTCTTGGTTCTCACATCCTGTATAAAACAATCAGTGTGAGAAAATTGACAAATGCAATGTAAAAACTAGCATAGTTTAGAAACCGATAAAAGGTTTAATGAGAAATCAGAAGTATATAACATATTATTGAGATAAAATTGAGAGGAAAAGTTGATGGTTCCTGCATATTTGGCAACAACAATAAAACCATTAGGTAAGCAAACATTGACGGGTGGAATTTTGTGATAGGAACTGAACCAATGTAAGGAAGAACACACATGATCATTGGCTCCTGAGTCAAGGATCCAAAAATCAGGCTTAGCATGACTATCATAGGTAATGGTGGACACAAAAATGTTACCTGAAGTCTCATTTGGTGAATGACCAGAATGAGTAGAGATGTCATTGGTAGTAGAGGATGTGGTTTGTGAAGGAGGCAGCAAATTCGTTTGTTGTAGCAAGCCAATCAATTGAGCATATTGCTCCTGAGTGATGCTGGCACCATGGCTAGGTGTAGAAGCCTCTTCACCAACATGAACCAAAGACTGAGTATCACCGGTAGCTGCACTAGAGGCGTTAGCAGATGTTTGCTTTTTAGCAAAATTGGGCTGAAATCCATGTTTGCGATAACAAACTTCAATGGTATGACCCGTCGTGTGAAAAAATGTGCGAACTCTACCATCTTTTCTAGGGTTAGAATAATCATTATTGTAGTTTGAAGAAATACCACAATCCACAAATTTTCTTTAATCATAGGCATTGATGAGGGTGTTAGCCTCATCAAGAACATGTATAGAATCAACCTTAGGAACTAGGGAAACATTATTACTCTCTTCTTGTATAACCATAGAGTAAACTCTATTTATAGAAGGGAGAGGATCCATTAATAGAACTTAAGTTTTGGTGACAGAAAAAGTATCATTCAAACCTGTGAGAAATTGAATGATTTGATCCTCGAGACGAAATTCACGAGCACTACGCATAGCTTCGCATCTGCATTGCTGAGGATAATTGCAAATGGGAATTGGTCTATGAGAGTTTAATTCCTCCCACAAACCACGTAATTCAGTGAAATAATCAAGCACAGATTTGGAATCTTGTTTGAGATTGTTGATTGCAACACGCAGATTAGAGACACGAACACGATCGGTTTTGGCAAATCTTTCCTTGAGATCATTCCACACGTCGAGAGCATTCTCCAAAAACAC includes:
- the LOC131625874 gene encoding chromatin-remodeling ATPase INO80-like isoform X4, translated to MYEPSILEIGDGVTYKIPPVYDKLATSLNLLSFSDIHVDEFYLKGTWDLGLLAAMMASDKRRGCWKHKAVYFVRGRCIAGLLCKGFGKGDTYEIIEQSLPKKQKAEVRKREEKEAVEALRREQELREAKRQRQRLNFLIQQTELYSHFMQF
- the LOC131625874 gene encoding chromatin-remodeling ATPase INO80-like isoform X2, with amino-acid sequence MYEPSILEIGDGVTYKIPPVYDKLATSLNLLSFSDIHVDEFYLKGTWDLGLLAAMMASDKRRGCWKHKAVYFVRGRCIAGLLCKGFGKGDTYEIIEQSLPKKQKVKKDPASIEKKEMDRIGKIWAEVRKREEKEAVEALRREQELREAKRQRQRLNFLIQQTELYSHFMQF
- the LOC131625874 gene encoding chromatin-remodeling ATPase INO80-like isoform X1, encoding MYEPSILEIGDGVTYKIPPVYDKLATSLNLLSFSDIHVDEFYLKGTWDLGLLAAMMASDKRRGCWKHKAVYFVRGRCIAGLLCKGFGKGDTYEIIEQSLPKKQKVKKDPASIEKKEMDRIGKIWVNIAEVRKREEKEAVEALRREQELREAKRQRQRLNFLIQQTELYSHFMQF
- the LOC131625874 gene encoding chromatin-remodeling ATPase INO80-like isoform X3; translation: MYEPSILEIGDGVTYKIPPVYDKLATSLNLLSFSDIHVDEFYLKGTWDLGLLAAMMASDKRLGNLNRAGMGEHLSQYESLQARIKAMSASNLPQKFSLNVSDIGLNSSIPEGAAGSIKRSILSEGGVLQVYYVKVLEKVTLTRSLSKAYPRSKRPK